GGCGGCTGCATTCCGCAACAACACCTCGACACGCCCGTCGACTACGACTCGCTCGGCCAGCTCGGCTCGATCATGGGCTCCGGCGGCATGGTCGTGATGGACGACACCACGAACATGGTCGAGATCGCGCGCTTCTACATGGAATTCTGCCGCGACGAATCCTGCGGCAAATGCATCCCCTGCCGCGCCGGCACGGTGCAGATGCACCAGATCCTGAACAAAATCATCGAGCGCCGCGCCACCGCCGAAGACCTCAAGCAACTCGAGGAACTCTGCGACATGGTTCGCCAGACCAGCCTCTGCGGCCTCGGCCAGACCGCGCCGAACCCCGTCCTGAGCACGTTGCGGTTCTTCCGCCACGAATACGAGGAGCTCCTCCAACCCGCGTCCGCGCCGCACGCGCCCAACTCGAACCACTCCTGACCTCGCCCCGCCATGGCTGTTAAAACCCTCACCATCGACGGACGCCCCGTCTCCGCGCCGGAGGACGCGACCATCCTCCAGGCCTGCACCGAGGCCGGCATCAAGCTGCCGACGCTCTGCCACCTCGACGGCGTCTACGACGTCGGCGCCTGCCGCCTCTGCCTCGTCGAGGTCACCGGCAACAACAAGCTCCTGCCCGCTTGCACGACTCGCGTGCGCGAAGGCATGGACATCCATACCGACACGCCGAAGCTGCGCCATTACCGCAAGCTCACGCTCGAGCTGCTCTTCGCCGAGCGCAACCACACCTGCGCCGTCTGCGTGTCCAACGGTCACTGCGAGCTCCAGTCGCTCGCCGCCGATTGCGGCATGGACCACGTGCGCTACGACTACCAATCGCCGCGCTGGCCTGTCGATCAGTCGCACGCGCTTTACGGCATGGACCACAACCGCTGCATCCTCTGCACGCGTTGCGTCCGCGTCTGCTGGCACATCGAAGGCGCCGGCACCAAGAACGTCGCCGGCCGCGGCGCCGCGTGCGAGATCATCACCGACCTCAAGCAGCCGTGGGCCGACGCCGACACCTGCACCTCGTGCGGCAAGTGCGTCATGAGCTGCCCGACCGGCGCACTCTTCTATCGCGGCGCCTCCGCCGGCGAGATGGTCCGCGACCGCTCGCGCCTCGAATTCATCGTCACCGCCCGGGAGAAACAACAATGGAACGCCTGAGATTTGCCTCCGTCTGGCTCGGCGGTTGCGCCGGCTGCCACATGTCCTTCCTCGACCTCGACGAGTTCCTCCTGGAACTCGCCGGCCGCGTCGAGGTGGTCTACAGCCCGATCGCCGACCTCAAAACCTATCCCGAGAACGTCGACCTCTGCCTCGTCGAGGGCGCGATCTGCAACGTCGACCACGT
This window of the Candidatus Didemnitutus sp. genome carries:
- the hoxU gene encoding bidirectional hydrogenase complex protein HoxU, with the translated sequence MAVKTLTIDGRPVSAPEDATILQACTEAGIKLPTLCHLDGVYDVGACRLCLVEVTGNNKLLPACTTRVREGMDIHTDTPKLRHYRKLTLELLFAERNHTCAVCVSNGHCELQSLAADCGMDHVRYDYQSPRWPVDQSHALYGMDHNRCILCTRCVRVCWHIEGAGTKNVAGRGAACEIITDLKQPWADADTCTSCGKCVMSCPTGALFYRGASAGEMVRDRSRLEFIVTAREKQQWNA